The sequence below is a genomic window from Aureispira sp. CCB-E.
TTTTTAATAGATGATGCACTTCAGAGTAAGGAAAACCAACGGATGGTTGTATTATTAGAAAAGCTGCGACATTATAAACTGGAAAAACACTATCGTTCTATAGAAAAAAGATACAAGCAACAATCAACCAAAGAACATCTGAATCACCAAACGTATTACGAAAGTCAGTATAAATTTCATAAAGAATTAGACTATTTATTTGTAGAGCAAGGCGGACGAAGTTATAATGAAAATTTGCAACTAGCCAATGATTCGCTTGACAATCTTTTTATCCTAGAAAAACTAAAAATGGCTTGTGACATGGCGAGTCGAAATAAAGTTATTCAAGCGCATTATCAATGGTCTATTATGAAGGGGATTGAAGAACATTTACAAGATAAATCCAAAGAGTTTGACCCAATCATTCAAATTTATCATACAATCTTTAGAATGTTAACAAAACAAGCGGAAGCAACGGAAACCTACTACAGGATGTTGCTTCAATTGTTAAAAAAATATGCCCACCAGTTTACCAAAGACGAAATTTTGGGCACCTATGGGTATGCGCTCAATTATGCTATTGGAAAAATCAATCAACAAGGCTCCACTTATTTAGAAGAAACGTTAGAGATATATTTGTACCTAGTAGAATCCGAAGCTATTTTTGTAGGAGGCTTTTTAATGCCACAAGAATATAAGAACATTGTTACCTTAGCTGTCCGCTTAGAAAAATACAGTTGGGCGGAGCAGTTTATAGAAGAATACAAAAAGAAGCTTCCTTTAGATGTCCGCAACAATGTTTATAAATATAACCTCGCATCCTTGCAACACAGCAAAAAAGACTATGATCAAGCTTTACAAACCTTGCATAATGTTGATTTCATCAATCCTACTTATTATTTAGGAACCAAAATTATCCAGCTCAAAATTTACTACGAAAAAGAAGAAGGAGAAGCATTTTATGCCTTAATTGATGCCTGCCATAGCTACCTAAGAAGGAGTAAGCAAGTTGCTGACTATCAAAAAAAATCAACCTCCAACTTAATGAAATTCAGTAAAAAGCTCTTTAAAATTAAAGAAACGATTGAATATACTAAGCGTCCTATAATTCAAGAGTCGATTGAAAGATTGCAACAAGAAATAGAAAATTGTCATTCCGTTGCCAATCGAGATTGGCTAATGGCAAATCTTAAACGACTCGTTTATTGAGATATTTTTTCGTAGATTATTGATAATAGTAGCGTTGCGCTTTTAGTTAGCTTTGTTACTACCTACGGTCGTGAGCTCGCATAGCTTGGTTCCCTGCTACTGCGTGGTTTCAACGAACTAATGTGATAATAATCAAGCATTTTAAGACAAAAGAAGCCTTTCACTCAAAAGAGTAAAAGGCTTCGGTATTTTTTAGATAGTTTATAAAATACTATAAACCTTGATCTTTACGAATTTTATTCAAAGCTGAACCAGCCTTAACCCACTCAATTTGAGCAGCATTGTATGTGTGTTCTACTTCAAAAGAATCCTCTGTTCCATCTGCATGATGCAGTACAACTGTCATATTCTTTCCTTCTGCAAAGTCATCAAATCCTAAGATGTCTACTTTATCGTCTTGACGAACCAAATCATAGTCGTTAGGATCAACAAATGTCAATGCCAACATACCTTGTTTTTTCAAGTTAGTTTGGTGGATACGAGCAAAAGATTTTACAATAACTGCTTTTACACCCAAGAAACGAGGCTCCATGGCAGCATGTTCACGAGACGATCCCTCTCCCAAGTTATCTTCTCCAAACACAACTGTACCAATACCTGCTTTTTGGTATTTGATAGCAGAATCAGGAACAGGCATGAATGTAGGCTCATTGCCATCTGCATAGTTAGCTACATTATTTGTTTCTTCATTAAAGTAGTTAACAGCACCAATGTAACAGTTTTGAGAGATATTCTCCAAATGCCCACGGTAAGTTAACCAAGGTCCTGCCATAGAGATATGATCTGTTGTACATTTTCCTTTTGCCTTGATCAACAAACGCATTCCTGTCAATTCCTCTTGATTCATTGGCTTGAATGGTGTCAACAATTGCAAGCGCTCAGAATCTGGATTAACAACTACTTCAATATTAGAACCATCTTCAGCAGGTGCTACATATCCAGCATCTTCTACATCAAACCCTTTCGTAGGCAACTCATCTCCTTTTGGAGGATCTAATTTTACCTCTTCGCCATTTTCATTCACCAAAGTATCGGTCAAAGGATTAAACTTCATGTCACCAGCAATTGTCATTGCAGTCACCAATTCTGGAGACGCTACAAAAGCTTGTGTATTTGGGTTACCATCTGCACGTTTAGCGAAGTTACGGTTAAACGAGTGAATGATTGCATTTTTTTCTTTCTTTTCAGCGCCAACACGTGCCCACATACCAATACAAGGACCACAAGCATTCGCCAAAACCATTGCTCCAATTTTCTCAAAATCGTCCAACAAACCATCGCGCTCTGCTGTAAAACGAACCAATTCAGAACCTGGTGTTACTGTAAATTCTGCTTTTGCTTTTAAATTCTTTTCTGCTGCTTGTCTAGCAATAGACGCTGCACGAGTTAAATCTTCATAAGAAGAGTTGGTACAAGAACCAATTAAACCAACTGATAATTTAGAAGGGAAATCGTTGTCTTCTACTGCTTTAGCAAACTCAGAAATCGGCCAAGCACGGTCTGGTGTAAATGGGCCATTCAAGTGAGGCTCTAGTGTATCCAAATCAATCTCAATTACTTGGTCAAAATACTGATGAGGATTATTATAGACTTCAGCATCACCTGTCAAATGTTCTTTAACACCTTCTGCCAAAGCAGCAACATCTGCACGTTCTGTAGCTTCTAAGTAACGCTTCATAGAATCGTCGTATCCAAAAGTAGACGTAGTCGCTCCGATTTCTGCTCCCATGTTACAAATTGTACCTTTACCAGTACAAGACATGTTTACAGCTCCTTCTCCAAAATACTCTACAATATATCCAGTTCCTCCTTTGGCGCCTACGATACCCGCTACTTTCAAGATAACATCTTTAGGAGATGTCCAACCGCTTAATTTACCAGTTAACTTTACACCAATTAATTTAGGCATTTTAAGCTCCCAAGGAAGTCCAGCCATTACATCGACAGCATCAGCACCACCAATACCAATCGCAACCATACCCAAACCTCCTGCATTTACAGTATGAGAATCTGTACCAATCATCATACCTCCAGGAAAAGCATAGTTTTCTAATACAATCTGGTGAATAATACCTGCGCCTGGTTTCCAGAAGCCTACACCGTATTTATCAGAAACAGAGCTTAAAAAATCATAAACCTCTGCATTTTTATCATTAGCTGTTTCCAAATCATCTTCAGCACCAACTTTTGCTTGAATCAAGTGGTCACAGTGAACAGTAGAAGGTACAGCAACTTTGTCTTTACCTGCCATCATAAATTGCAACAAAGCCATTTGTGCAGTAGCATCTTGCATCGCTACACGGTCGGGAGAAAAGAATACATAATCTTCGCCACGTTTATAATCTTGGATCTTAGAATCATCGTTTAAATGAGCATACAAGATTTTCTCAGCTAGAGTCAGTGGTTTTTTAAGAGTTTCGCGTGCAGCCTGAATTTTTGAAGGCAAAGAAGCATAATGCTTCTTAATCATATCAATGTCAAATGCCATAGTGCTATTAAATGATTTTATCTGATTAAAAATTAATTGGTTTTCCTATTTCCATGTAATTTATACTTGAATTTTCTAATAGAAAAATCCTATTGTAAACTACATTTTTACAATATAACCTTTATATAAGGCTTTGGTTGCGAAAATACATTTTTTTTGCGAAAAATTGCACAGGGCTTATTATTTAGACTAATTCTATGAATAAAAAGGCTTATTTAGACCATAAAAAGACATTGATGCAAAAAATGTACGTCCTTGGTTTTTAAGATTATCCTACCATTTTTGAGCAATTCGTCTCCTTAACCCCCAATTTCTACTTGACAAATCATAATAATGTTGCTCCTCTTAACAATCCATTATAAGTCGTGGTAAACAACCGTATCTACTTTAAAATCGTGTGCTTCTGTGGGCACTGCTTCGACAATTTGAAAAGGATACGCCAATGCAACTTTATAAGCATGAGGATGCTGACTCAAGAAGTTGTCATAATATCCACCACCATAGCCCAAGCGATTGCCATGTGCATCAAAAGCCAACCCAGGCACTAAGATTAAATCAAAACTTCCTTCATAGATAGATTTTTGATTAGGATGTTTCGTCCCCCACAATCCTTCTTCTAATTTATCCAAAGCCTCCAGTTTCAAGTGTTCCAACTTTCGATTCTTCAAAGTTTTAGGACAATACACATTGGTCTTTTGACCTAGTAACTTCTCTATCAATGGATAAATATTTATTTCCGCCCCCATTGGCAAGTAAGCATGAACATTGGTACAATTTCTAGCTTGAATTAAAGCCATTAAATCACGAACGATCCGAGCATCATAAACTGATTTTTTTTCTATAGGAATGTTATTTCTTTTTAATAAAATTTCAGCTCGAAGTGCTTTTTTTTCTTGCATAATAGTCATCGTTCCTTGATTTTCGTAGTTCGTTGATTATTCCATCTTGGGCTTTTGCACTACTAGCATAAGCCTATTCGGCAAGCTTAGCTAGCTGCGCTGCTACTTCGTGGTTTCAACAAACTATTGTGATTTTCTAGAGAGATTTTACATACTAGTGACTAGGTTCTAATCCTAGTTCTTTTCCTTTTTTCAACATAAAATCAAAAGCCTCTTGATAATCGTTTTGAATTGCACCATCTAAAATAGCTTCTCGAATACTATTCTTAATTTGTCCCACCTCTCGACAAGGTTTTAAATTAAATGTTTCCATAATAATTTCTCCTGAAATAGGTGGTTGCCAATTTCTCAAGCGATCTTTTTCTTCCAACTCTGCAATCTTATTGGTCAGAATTTTTAAGTTCTTAGCATACTTATCCAATTTCCACTGAAACTTTGAAGTAGAATCAGCGCCACAAAACAGCAACAAATCATCAATGTCCTCTCCTGCTTCAAACATCAAGCGACGCAATGCGGAATCTGTAATTTCTTCTTTGGTCAACACCACAGGGCGCTGATGCAAGCCAACCAATTTTTGAACATATTTCATTTCATTGCCCATTGGCAATTTCATTCTTCTAAAAAACTTAGGTACAAAACGAGCCCCCAAAGCTTCGTGACCATGAAATGTCCATCCTTGTCCATCAATGTATCGTTTGGTCAACGGCTTGGCGATATCATGCAACACAGCTACCCAACGCAACCAGATATTATCACTTACTTTTGCCACATTATCCAATACCTGTAAGGTATGGTAAAAATTATCTTTATGCCCTTGTCCATTTTTATAATCAACACCATGCATAGCGTGCAATGCAGGGAAGATTAATTTTAACAATCCCGTGTCGAATAAAAGTTTGTACCCAATAGAAGGTTTTGGAGTAGCCATTATTTTCTGCAATTCGGTGGTAATCCGTTCTTGCGAAATAATTTGAATTCGTTCTTTTTGATCGGCAATTGCCTTCAAAGTCGTTTTATCAATTTCGAAATTGAGCTGCGTGGCAAAGCGAATGGCTCTCAACATTCTCAAAGGGTCATCTGAAAATGTAATATTAGGGTCTAGTGGAGTAACAATGCGTTTTTCTTTTAAATCTTGTAGGCCTCCAAAAGGATCAACTAATGTGGCATAGTCTTCATCATTCAAACTAATAGCCAAGGCATTGATGGTAAAATCCCGACGATTTTGATCATCCTCCAAGGTTCCATTTTCTACAATAGGCTTGCGAGAATCTTGGCGATAAGATTCTTTCCTAGCTCCAACAAACTCCAGTTCTAAGTCTTTAAAATGCAACATAGCCGTTCCAAAACGTTTATAGACTATAACCTTAGGTTTAGGGCGTAATTTAGTAGCTAATTTTTTAGCTAACTCAATACCGCTGCCCACACAGACAATATCCATGTCTTTAGACGGTCGTTGAAGCAATCTATCTCTGACATATCCCCCAATAACATAGGTAGGAAATCCGAGTTCTTTAGCTGATTCACTTAGTAGCTCGAATATTTCTTGCTCCTTTTCCTTTATTTCGATTTGCATTATCCTCTTTAGTTAGTCAAAATTGAGTCGCAAAGGTAAGAAAACTAACCTTTACTTTCTCAAAAAAATCAAATCTTCCCCATCTACAACTTTTACAACGACAGAAGGGGCATTTTCACTTTCTTCGTATTGTTTGTATTGTGCAATACTAGCCACTCCTCGTTTAATAGCATTATCAATATCTAAAAACGTTTTGGGATATGGTTTGCCACTAATATTAGCCGATGTGGAAACAATAGGTTTCCCAAAAGCGTTCACTAATTCTTTGCAAAATGGATCTAAAGTTACTCGTATAGCAATGCTACCATCTTCTGCTAACAAAGAATCTGGCAAGTTCTTCGGTTTATCGTATACAATTGTTAGTGGTCTGGTGTGATAAGCAATCAAATTGCTCGCTTTGGGAGGAATATAGGCAACATATTCTGACAAACGACTCTCATTATCCACCAATAAAATGTAGTTTTTTCCTTCCTTTCGTTTTTTGAGTGCATCAATTTTCTTAACAGCTTCTGCGTTGGTTGCATCACAGCCAATTCCCCAGATGGTTTCAGTCGGATACAAGATAAGCTTTCCTTCATTTAATGCTTCCACAAGTGGAGCAACTTCCTTTGTAAAATTCATATTTTTCAATTAATCAACAACCCGCCCAAAACGCATTTAATTCGTATTCTCCCAAATCCCCTCTTAGAAGAATACACGGATTATTGTTAGCAATAGTAGTTTTTGTTATTTTTTATTTTTAACCTCTTACATTACTCTTAAAGTTTCTATCTTAAAACTTCCCAAACAGCCTTCGTTTTCACGAAGAAATTTGTTTTGATAGGCAAACAAAGTTAAGCAATAAAAAAGTATACTTTTATTTTTCTTCCAATTTATTGAAGCAAGTATAAATAACAAACAGCGAGATAAAACTATTTTGTTTTTTTAAAGAAACTTTGTAATCAACATATTGTTGTATATTTTTAGTTCTTAGTTGTAATTTAATTCTAGTTTGACAACACTTAGAGAGTTCTAAATCAACAAACTATTATTTTTAAATAACTTCTTCATTATTATAATCAACACCAATGGCATCTTCCAAAAAGAATAAAAAAAAGAAAGCTTCTAATAATCAAGAGAAACATAGCTCAAAGACAAAAAACAACGCACAGAAAAAAAAGCAGCTCCAAGAAAGAATTTTTTCTCCTATCACTGCTGCCTTAGTACTTGCGATCATCACTGCTTTTGTTTATAGAGGTGCTTTAAACAATGAATTTGTCGATTGGGACGACTATACTTATGTCACAGAAAATCATTTGGTTCGTTCTGCAACAGACATTGCCGCTTTTATTCAACTAAAAGGAAGTCAACGAACAATTAGCCCAACCGTCAATCCTCATACAACAAGTATAGGAGATGTTTTCACAACTGCCGTAGCACTAAATTATCATCCCATTACTATTTTGACGATGCGTTGGAATAACAATGCTTGTCCTAGCTGCCCAGAGGGAATTTCAGCACGTCCTTTTATTTTTTGGAACATCGTTTTACATATTCTAAATAGCATTTTTGTCATGCTGCTAATTTATCGGATGAGTAAAAAAAATCTTCCCGTGAGTATTTTTGTAGCAGCTGTATTTGCTTTGCATCCTATGCATGTAGAGTCTGTAGCTTGGGTATCCGAACGCAAAGACGTGCTTTATAGTTTTTTCTTTTTATTGGGATTATTGAGTTATTGGAAATTTCTACAAACCAATGCAAAAAAATGGATTTACACTGCTTTTGTACTTTTTATTCTTTCTTGTTTATCCAAAGCTATGGCCGTCGTATTTCCTTTGGTTATGCTATTACTTTATTTTTGGAATCGCCAAGCCACAACACCTACTGAAGCGTTAAAAGACACGTTTAAGCCCACTGCATTAGTTCCAACCATTCCCTTTTTTATCAGCTCTATTGTATTTGGGCTAATTGCAACCAATGTACAGGCAGGTGGCGATTTGGGAGGATTCTTACAAAAAGGCACAAGTGCTGTGGCAATGAATGATTTTAGTGCCTTTGAATTATCCGAGCGCCTTCAGTTCGCCTCTTATGGATTTATACAATACATCATCCAATTTTTTGCACCAACCAATCTCTCTGCTTTTTACCCCTATCCAGATCAACAAACATTTGACAATAGCCTGTTCTTTAAAGTAGCTCCCTTTTTGGTTGTGTTGATTTTAGGGGTAGCCTTAGCAAGCCTTAGATTCAGCAAAAGTATTGCTTGGGGAATTGGTTTTTATTTGATAACAATTATTTTAGTACTTCAATTTATATCTGTTGGCGCTGTTATCATGGCTGATCGATACAGTTATTTGCCTTACATTGGTTTAGCTTTTGCCTTAGCCATGCTGATCTTTGAACATGCGCCCCAAAACACCAAAAGAGGAATATTAATCGCTATGACGATTGGATTCTGTGCTTATATCCCTACGACCATTTCACAAATCGAAACTTGGCAAAACAGTGACAACCTTTGGACAAATGTTATTGACTTAAACACTATAAAAGGCAAAAAATTGTTACCTACTATGGCGCAGCCTCTAGGTATTAGAGGCAATTATTATGGTAAACAAGCCGACAAAGCAACCAGCCTTCAAGAGCGACAAA
It includes:
- a CDS encoding CCA tRNA nucleotidyltransferase, which translates into the protein MQIEIKEKEQEIFELLSESAKELGFPTYVIGGYVRDRLLQRPSKDMDIVCVGSGIELAKKLATKLRPKPKVIVYKRFGTAMLHFKDLELEFVGARKESYRQDSRKPIVENGTLEDDQNRRDFTINALAISLNDEDYATLVDPFGGLQDLKEKRIVTPLDPNITFSDDPLRMLRAIRFATQLNFEIDKTTLKAIADQKERIQIISQERITTELQKIMATPKPSIGYKLLFDTGLLKLIFPALHAMHGVDYKNGQGHKDNFYHTLQVLDNVAKVSDNIWLRWVAVLHDIAKPLTKRYIDGQGWTFHGHEALGARFVPKFFRRMKLPMGNEMKYVQKLVGLHQRPVVLTKEEITDSALRRLMFEAGEDIDDLLLFCGADSTSKFQWKLDKYAKNLKILTNKIAELEEKDRLRNWQPPISGEIIMETFNLKPCREVGQIKNSIREAILDGAIQNDYQEAFDFMLKKGKELGLEPSH
- a CDS encoding aconitate hydratase, producing MAFDIDMIKKHYASLPSKIQAARETLKKPLTLAEKILYAHLNDDSKIQDYKRGEDYVFFSPDRVAMQDATAQMALLQFMMAGKDKVAVPSTVHCDHLIQAKVGAEDDLETANDKNAEVYDFLSSVSDKYGVGFWKPGAGIIHQIVLENYAFPGGMMIGTDSHTVNAGGLGMVAIGIGGADAVDVMAGLPWELKMPKLIGVKLTGKLSGWTSPKDVILKVAGIVGAKGGTGYIVEYFGEGAVNMSCTGKGTICNMGAEIGATTSTFGYDDSMKRYLEATERADVAALAEGVKEHLTGDAEVYNNPHQYFDQVIEIDLDTLEPHLNGPFTPDRAWPISEFAKAVEDNDFPSKLSVGLIGSCTNSSYEDLTRAASIARQAAEKNLKAKAEFTVTPGSELVRFTAERDGLLDDFEKIGAMVLANACGPCIGMWARVGAEKKEKNAIIHSFNRNFAKRADGNPNTQAFVASPELVTAMTIAGDMKFNPLTDTLVNENGEEVKLDPPKGDELPTKGFDVEDAGYVAPAEDGSNIEVVVNPDSERLQLLTPFKPMNQEELTGMRLLIKAKGKCTTDHISMAGPWLTYRGHLENISQNCYIGAVNYFNEETNNVANYADGNEPTFMPVPDSAIKYQKAGIGTVVFGEDNLGEGSSREHAAMEPRFLGVKAVIVKSFARIHQTNLKKQGMLALTFVDPNDYDLVRQDDKVDILGFDDFAEGKNMTVVLHHADGTEDSFEVEHTYNAAQIEWVKAGSALNKIRKDQGL
- a CDS encoding L-threonylcarbamoyladenylate synthase translates to MNFTKEVAPLVEALNEGKLILYPTETIWGIGCDATNAEAVKKIDALKKRKEGKNYILLVDNESRLSEYVAYIPPKASNLIAYHTRPLTIVYDKPKNLPDSLLAEDGSIAIRVTLDPFCKELVNAFGKPIVSTSANISGKPYPKTFLDIDNAIKRGVASIAQYKQYEESENAPSVVVKVVDGEDLIFLRK
- a CDS encoding tetratricopeptide repeat protein, with amino-acid sequence MASSKKNKKKKASNNQEKHSSKTKNNAQKKKQLQERIFSPITAALVLAIITAFVYRGALNNEFVDWDDYTYVTENHLVRSATDIAAFIQLKGSQRTISPTVNPHTTSIGDVFTTAVALNYHPITILTMRWNNNACPSCPEGISARPFIFWNIVLHILNSIFVMLLIYRMSKKNLPVSIFVAAVFALHPMHVESVAWVSERKDVLYSFFFLLGLLSYWKFLQTNAKKWIYTAFVLFILSCLSKAMAVVFPLVMLLLYFWNRQATTPTEALKDTFKPTALVPTIPFFISSIVFGLIATNVQAGGDLGGFLQKGTSAVAMNDFSAFELSERLQFASYGFIQYIIQFFAPTNLSAFYPYPDQQTFDNSLFFKVAPFLVVLILGVALASLRFSKSIAWGIGFYLITIILVLQFISVGAVIMADRYSYLPYIGLAFALAMLIFEHAPQNTKRGILIAMTIGFCAYIPTTISQIETWQNSDNLWTNVIDLNTIKGKKLLPTMAQPLGIRGNYYGKQADKATSLQERQKYLNKAFQDFLLATELGSKRADVYEGIGSIYGMRGSMKQEQARQLQKKNRQQEAQQMAQQANSDFQKAVSNHSKAIELDPERGTAYYNRGVSYSILRIHDKAIEDYTKTLQYAPEQAPIAHINRGISYVELRQNQKAIADFQKVLQYNPKDPVAIRYLKKLTGK
- a CDS encoding 5-formyltetrahydrofolate cyclo-ligase, with the protein product MTIMQEKKALRAEILLKRNNIPIEKKSVYDARIVRDLMALIQARNCTNVHAYLPMGAEINIYPLIEKLLGQKTNVYCPKTLKNRKLEHLKLEALDKLEEGLWGTKHPNQKSIYEGSFDLILVPGLAFDAHGNRLGYGGGYYDNFLSQHPHAYKVALAYPFQIVEAVPTEAHDFKVDTVVYHDL